A genomic segment from Triticum dicoccoides isolate Atlit2015 ecotype Zavitan chromosome 1A, WEW_v2.0, whole genome shotgun sequence encodes:
- the LOC119273204 gene encoding protein SAMBA-like — MSSPARSTVSAASAGGGIAISAADDLADSIDALYRKDEAMAELKSEVMEALQKEVRSLDDNSWMFAAPRSRINLVSRPGGYLPKQQGKIAELDQASKKTRNC; from the exons ATGAGCTCTCCGGCGAGGTCGACCGTCTCGGCGGCGAGCGCGGGAGGCGGGATCGCGATCTCCGCTGCCGACGACCTCGCCGACTCGATCGACGCGCTCTACCGCAAGGACGAGGCCATGGCCG AGCTCAAGTCGGAGGTCATGGAGGCGCTACAAAAGGAGGTCAGGTCTCTCGACGACAACAGCTGGATGTTCGCCGCCCCGCGCTCCCGCATCAACCTCGTCTCCAGGCCAG GTGGTTACCTGCCCAAGCAACAGGGGAAAATTGCGGAGCTGGATCAAGCGTCCAAGAAGACAAGGAACTGCTAG
- the LOC119290320 gene encoding uncharacterized protein LOC119290320 isoform X1: protein MQRLSIGSPGSRPSLDAAPAAAADEADEKATGKAARAAAPDKSIHLVPLLTLLCLLVLFLFSHDPASSRAIADSPPVLAVTARSLEATAADTTPSVARGGAHQRLKADPTPRRGRRLGAPRR from the exons atgcAGCGCCTCTCCATCGGATCGCCGGGCTCGAGGCCCAGCCTGGATGCCGCCCCCGCCGCGGCCGCAGACGAGGCGGACGAGAAGGCGACGGGGAAGGCGGCCAGGGCGGCCGCGCCGGACAAGTCCATCCACCTCGTCCCCCTCCTCACGCTCCTCtgcctcctcgtcctcttcctcttctcccACGACCCGGCCAGTTCCCGCGCCATCGCCG ATTCGCCGCCCGTCCTGGCCGTCACCGCCCGCTCCCTCGAGGCCACAG CAGCGGACACGACGCCgtcggtggcgcggggcggcgcgcaCCAGCGGCTGAAGGCGGACCCGACGCCGCGCCGCGGGCGAAGGCTGGGAGCGccgcggcggtga
- the LOC119273184 gene encoding inositol-tetrakisphosphate 1-kinase 1-like, which translates to MAAAAAAAAEPSSADSRRYVVGYALAPKKQNSFIKPSLISRAAARGVDLVPVDDARPLADQGPFDLVIHKLYGHDWRAQLQAFSARYPSVPVVDPPHAIDRLHNRISMLQVVSELDVPLTDAASASADGEGHRHTFGIPSQVVVYDAAALADSGLLAALRFPLIAKPLVADGSAKSHKMSLVYHREGLRKLRPPLVLQEFVNHGGVIFKVYVVGGHVTCVKRRSLPDVSKEILEDAAAEGTISFSQVSNLPNQRTAEEYYEDMRLEDAVMPPTDFVNEIAGGLRRALGLQLFNFDMIRDVRAGNRYLVIDINYFPGYAKMPGYEIVLTDFFWDMVHKDDVALKEEEQQSNHAVVK; encoded by the coding sequence atggccgccgccgccgccgccgccgccgagccctcctCCGCCGACAGCCGCCGCTACGTCGTGGGCTACGCGCTCGCGCCCAAgaagcagaacagcttcatcaagCCCTCGCTCATCTCCCGCGCGGCGGCGCGCGGCGTGGACCTCGTCCCCGTCGACGACGCGCGGCCCCTCGCCGACCAGGgccccttcgacctcgtcatccacAAGCTCTACGGCCACGACTGGCGCGCCCAGCTCCAGGCCTTCTCCGCCCGCTACCCCTCCGTCCCCGTCGTCGACCCGCCCCACGCCATCGACCGCCTCCACAACCGCATCTCCATGCTCCAGGTCGTCTCCGAGCTCGACGTCCCGCTCACcgacgccgcctccgcctccgctgaCGGCGAAGGCCACCGCCACACCTTCGGCATCCCCAGCCAGGTCGTCGTCTACGACGCCGCCGCGCTCGCCGACTCGGGCCTCCTCGCCGCGCTCCGCTTCCCGCTCATCGCCAAGCCCCTCGTCGCCGACGGCAGCGCCAAGTCGCACAAGATGTCCCTCGTCTACCACCGAGAGGGGCTCCGCAAGCTCCGCCCGCCGCTCGTCCTGCAGGAGTTCGTCAACCACGGCGGCGTCATATTCAAGGTTTACGTCGTCGGCGGCCACGTCACCTGCGTCAAGCGCCGCAGCCTACCGGACGTCTCCAAGGAGATCCTCGAGGACGCCGCCGCCGAGGGCACCATCTCCTTCTCGCAGGTATCCAATCTCCCCAATCAGCGCACGGCCGAGGAGTACTACGAGGACATGCGGCTCGAGGACGCCGTCATGCCGCCCACTGATTTCGTCAACGAGATCGCAGGCGGGCTCCGCCGTGCCCTGGGCCTGCAGCTCTTCAACTTCGACATGATCCGGGATGTTCGTGCCGGGAACCGGTATCTCGTCATTGACATCAACTACTTCCCCGGTTACGCGAAGATGCCCGGCTACGAGATTGTCCTTACTGATTTCTTCTGGGATATGGTTCACAAGGACGACGTGGCCCTCAAGGAGGAGGAGCAGCAGAGCAATCATGCTGTTGTGAAATGA
- the LOC119273194 gene encoding NADH dehydrogenase [ubiquinone] 1 beta subcomplex subunit 10-B-like yields MVRKAKVEFDERPPDDFDPKNPYGDPVAMLEYREHLVREKWIQIETAKIIRDRLRWCYRIEGVNHHQKCRHLVDQYLESTRGVGWGKDHRPADLHEPKKVVEVEE; encoded by the exons ATGGTGCGGAAGGCGAAGGTCGAGTTCGACGAGAGGCCGCCGGATGACTTCGACCCGAAGAACCCGTACGGGGACCCGGTGGCGATGCTGGAGTACAGGGAGCACCTGGTGCGGGAGAAGTGGATCCAGATTGAGACCGCCAAGATCATCCGCGACCGCCTCCGCTGGTGCTACCGGATCGAGGGCGTCAACCACCACCAGAAGTGCCGCCACCTCGTCGACCAGTACCTCGAGTCCACCCGCGGCGTCGGGTGGGGCAAGGACCACCGCCCGGCGGACCTCCACG AGCCCAAGAAGGTGGTCGAGGTCGAGGAGTAG
- the LOC119290320 gene encoding uncharacterized protein LOC119290320 isoform X2, which yields MQRLSIGSPGSRPSLDAAPAAAADEADEKATGKAARAAAPDKSIHLVPLLTLLCLLVLFLFSHDPASSRAIADSPPVLAVTARSLEATADTTPSVARGGAHQRLKADPTPRRGRRLGAPRR from the exons atgcAGCGCCTCTCCATCGGATCGCCGGGCTCGAGGCCCAGCCTGGATGCCGCCCCCGCCGCGGCCGCAGACGAGGCGGACGAGAAGGCGACGGGGAAGGCGGCCAGGGCGGCCGCGCCGGACAAGTCCATCCACCTCGTCCCCCTCCTCACGCTCCTCtgcctcctcgtcctcttcctcttctcccACGACCCGGCCAGTTCCCGCGCCATCGCCG ATTCGCCGCCCGTCCTGGCCGTCACCGCCCGCTCCCTCGAGGCCACAG CGGACACGACGCCgtcggtggcgcggggcggcgcgcaCCAGCGGCTGAAGGCGGACCCGACGCCGCGCCGCGGGCGAAGGCTGGGAGCGccgcggcggtga